The genomic window GATCCAGCTTCAAAAGTGTTCAACTTCGAATCAATTGAAGAATTGCAGGAATGTATAAGTTCCTGCACTgctgaaaacaattttatcaCTAATCCATAAACCCTTAAAAAACGATTTTTTTGCCTAACGATAGATATGCGTAAACTAAGTAAAACCCTAATGTGAAATCAGTATAGAGCATTGTACGCATTCGCGAGAATTTTAAAACCCGACCTTAGTGCCAGTTTTACTGGATGTAGAATGCAGACGCATGCGGAAATCTCCGGAATTGGTTCGATTAAAGGGTAATTTGGGTTTTACGAAGAGGAATTTGCGATTGAGAGGTGAAggatggagaaaaaaaaggcGGTGAGAGACGACGGTGGAAGAAGACAAAGGAGAAGCCATTGATGGGAAGCTTGCAAGTTACAGAGACAAGGATAGGGAGAATAAACGAtgagctttcttctttggcGCGCCTCATCTCCGAAACGCTTACGTGGAGGTATTTGAATGGATACACGTGCCCTACTCTGAAGTTAAGAGAAACGGCGTGGTGTTCTACTTTGTACAGTCGACACGCATTGCATCTTGCAAAACAACTCAACGTTTTGAGAATTCGCTTGTGCATGCTTTGCCGGGTGTTTAACAGACAAAAATGAAGCAAGAGTAGCTTTAAGGCTTGGCCCAAATCTGGCCCAAGtatactaaaataataaattaataatatatagggAACAGATACCACATTGACGTGAAGTGACAATGACAAGTCATTTAATGCCCAACCATATCTACTACACAGACGACATTCTTGAAATTCACTCAACAAAGctccaaattttttatttttttttcgtacACAGTTTCAAAGTTCAGCTACTTCTCTCCACGACGTTAGTTTTTTACCCGCGTTTGAAAACGCAACAGTAAAAAGACTCTTCTCTGAATCACATATTAAGATTCAGcttaatatgttaataaaaaCTATAGGTTATACAAATACAAGACAAAAACGCAAACGCAGCGTTATGCCTCTTCATCAAAGCATCTGGTTCCGCTTCGCCTCCCCAGACGCCacatacattttgattttctagtgtagtagtagtagattcgtaattaatatattacaatTATAGTGTCGAACCTCCAGACTTCTTCAACTACGTGCCGTTTTTTATATAACGAACCGACACACATCACTGTCGTTTTGAACACCACGTCATCATCTCCAATCGAGGCGGACTTCACGGGGCCCGGCGACGAGTTCACTGGGTTTCCGGAACGAAACGATGTGACTTCCGGCCATAAACGCCGTGACTCGCTCCGAGACTCGTATATCTTCCATCTTTAGCTCTTGAAGACGACGCACGTACTCCGGCACGTGTAAGAGATCCCAAACCACACACAAACCTCCTGGCTTCACAACTCTCACAATCTCTCCGAGCACTCTCATTCTCTCCGCCGCAGCTTCCACCGACTTCTGACCATGCTCTTTCCCCACCGTGTGAACGAACACCGACGAGACCACCACGTCGAAGTAATTATCGCCAAACGGCAACGTCTTCACATCTCCTTCACGGCATGTCACATACTCTTGCACACCTACACAATTTTGaatcacaaaaacaatgagaatCTCAAATTCGATTTGAAATTAGGAGAAATTGATCAGTTACCTTCGAGTTTAGCGGTGCGGAGAGTGGAGAGAGTGGTGCGTTTAGAGCGGTCTAACCCGACGACCCGACCGGAGCTACCGGTTTTCTTAAGCTGTGTAGCGACGGCATTGAGGAGGATACCACGGCCACAACCGAGATCGAGAGCAGTTTTGACACAAGACCAGTCACCGACGGAGCTAACCATGCGTTGAGCCATCTCGTACTGAAGCGGAACATCTGAGTAAACGAAATTAGCTGCGGCGAAGAGTAGACAAACCGCGGAGAGAGCGGTTACAGCACCGGTGAAACCCGCGGCTAATCTGGCGGCGCcggagaggaagaaggaatCGAGGAAGAAGCAAATCTGATCGAAGTagatgaggaagagaagagagagaagagagaagaagaaagcatggaagagaaggaagacGAGTGTCTGCCATTGTTCGATTCCGTAAATAGCGTAGATCTGAGTCCAATCTCTGTTCCCGGTGGTTTTACCCATTAGATTCCGATCAAATCtgatgcaaacaaaaacaaacaaaaatccgATCTACGAGTTagttaaatttgaaaattcgaATTTCAAACTCTGAATAACTAACATACAAAGTAAAAAGCAAGTACCAGAGGATCAGAGACGGTGAAAACAAGCTGTTTTCttctagaaacaaaaacagatctcaaattcaaaaacagGTAGTTAGCAATTCCTGAGCtgagacgatgaagaagaaggtgattTTGAGGTAGGGGTAAGTCAGTGAAAGAGTGTATCGTCGTCACAGGAACATgttgggggggggggggggggagaGAGTGAAGTTATtatggatgaagaagaaaataaaaatggggCAAAGGAAGGAATTATGGAAAGGGATATTTTTTTGCAACTTTTGGTCTTACAATTTTTTCACGCGCTTTCTTTTTCACTCTATGCTTGTCGGTTTCTGCATTTTTCAAACCACTGGTTTCTGAATTAAAAAACCCGTAAAGTCGctagatttttaatttggagGTTGCTAACAGAAAATCATTAgctaacctttttcttttaaatttatttaagatACCTTTAAGTATTAAATACTGTATACATAACATTTTCATACGtaatattttctcttgtttacaGTGAACACTAATTAAAGCTcttgattcaaatttaaatagttGATCTAACTTTTAGtgattttttgtaaaataacaCCATGCATTATACAAATTACGAAATGTGGAAGGTCACACAGTAATGAAAGTATCATGAACCACTATTTCATGTTATTTGATAATGCAAACATtcataattttggttttatttaatGATGCATTTATGCAATTTTTTAACTCAATTTATGGTGTTTTCTGTTAACTGGttaagaaatttttgtttatcatagATTAAGagacaaatattattaactaaaagtaaaaagataaGAATATTTATCTGATTATTCTGTAGTTTAATTACCACATGATCACTAGCTAATGAGTGAGTTTGGTTTTACTCAGATCCTATCTTTGAACACTGAGacagaaaatttaaatttcttaaaaagaatTAGCTGAGAGAGACTGACCATGTGTAAAAGTCTCTTCAAAGAAGAAGCGCGTTCAAGATGAGAAAGCTTATAAAGGCGACAAAGACTAAAGTATGGAACTATGTATGCATCTTCGAGATAATGTTgtttaatatagaaaatagaaatatctctcttttattaaaattgtaaatacTGTAACAGGtataaaatatggtttttGATAGCCAGTGGAGCTACCAACAGAGACGACGCGAGATTTGAATCGTAAATAGATATGTCTATTATCATGCATGCACTGTGTTCCGAGATTCGAGATCGCCTGCAAttttccacacaaaaaaacaaaacaaatagagaAATGTGTATGTCTCTAGAGAAGGATCCAGAAAATATTGATGAAAATATCGTGAATATTGTTACCATGTTGTGACGTTGatgaagatatttttaattagtagTAAGATTAATCTACCATTCATCTATGTTATCTATCCATTAACATTATCCTTGTTTCCACTCGAAATACTATCATCATTCAAATCCAAGATATCTATTTTATTGGTATGGACTATAGTTGAAGAAATGCGATGAAACAAATGATGGACAAAGAGGTGGAGGTGACACAGACAAGGAGAGAACATCCGTTGCGTAAGATTTTTTGTAAATCGGTAAGTTCATTCATCAAATTGCAGCCGTACATCTTACACTCTCACCACTTTACAGGACGACACGTGGTATACTAATACATGTTAATATTTGATTCTCCGCTAATCGTGGTCTTGTTTAGTTGTTAGGTGAATAGACCCCTTGTAATTACGATCAGACAGCAACTAGATTCTTTTTCCATCTTCTGCTTTTAAACACACAAATCCGATAATTTCTCATAATCGTCGATATTAACTGCAGCTAGTAAACCGAAACTAACCTTATTTCTGTTTCAGTTGTTTCTAAACCAAGATTACTCAATTAGGtccattatattttattttgatgtaGACAAACTGTCTCGtatggaaaacaaattaaagatatAATCATTAGCTAATATTTTAgatcatactttttttttttgataaagtatgttaaaaaaaaacttcccGCTGAATATTCACActctttatttatagaaaatagtatatataatgCAAAAGTAAAGAAATATACTATAAACTTAGAATTTTTGGGGTCCAATGGTTTGACAAAATGTAAGCAAACGTAAAACGAGTATGGGAAACAGAAGGAGAGGCATTAACCCCACCGGCTTTATTAAGTGATCTTTTTTGAATAACAAACACTAAAGTCTAAAGCTTACGTTCCTACTTGCTacaccatttttcttttcacataacacaaaatagaacaaaagaaaagtctaTTCTTTTCGTAAATGCATCTGCATCCATGGGAAATTTATTTGTAGTCAAAAACATATCTATAACAGGATATTGAACTATTTCGAATAGATAGCTACTGATGAATTTTGGACGACagaaaaaactaaattctGATATTTTAATGGTCGAAATCAAATTCTATTTGAGATATTGTCTCGTACTCTCGTTAGATTCAATAGCTTTCACTTATCGATTGCGAACGCATATTCAAGAGGTTAATCTCAAGGAACGAATATTTAacacgaaaaaaaaagtgcaTGAATGTTGTCCAACAAAATGGTGGGTTGTAGTAAGGACCCTTTTTTAACGTACTGTGTTATCATCACACGAACCAGTGACCACTACGGAAACCTTAGACACTAAAATAACCATCTCAATTTATCGTCAGCAATACGTAAGTTATGtaacaaaagaatataaaaacaCGTAATTTACGTTACATGCGTCCTTTTTATGTGTGTGGCTTTTGtatattcttttgattattgCCAAAAATGTTGCCAGAAGAGCTCGAATGAAAGGTATCTATCTATTAGTATAAAATAATTCGAGTGTGTGTGGGGACTAATCCTCTGGAGTACCGTGAAATACTAAGATTATTAAAGCAATTAACCATTTAATGAAGTGTCGGTGTTCAAGTGTGTTCACATATGCGGGATGCCTCATATCCAACAgaactaataaaaatttcttgattttggtaACTCACATGACCAGCTAAGCTATGTgaagttatatttttaaaaatcttatgaaATGTCAAtaacattttgtttggtttataatGGTATCATCAATACTTTACATCACATTGCCTAATTAAgagggaaaaga from Arabidopsis thaliana chromosome 3, partial sequence includes these protein-coding regions:
- a CDS encoding S-adenosyl-L-methionine-dependent methyltransferases superfamily protein (S-adenosyl-L-methionine-dependent methyltransferases superfamily protein; FUNCTIONS IN: methyltransferase activity; INVOLVED IN: metabolic process; LOCATED IN: cellular_component unknown; EXPRESSED IN: 22 plant structures; EXPRESSED DURING: 14 growth stages; CONTAINS InterPro DOMAIN/s: Methyltransferase type 11 (InterPro:IPR013216); BEST Arabidopsis thaliana protein match is: S-adenosyl-L-methionine-dependent methyltransferases superfamily protein (TAIR:AT5G54400.1); Has 3407 Blast hits to 3407 proteins in 1171 species: Archae - 144; Bacteria - 2817; Metazoa - 15; Fungi - 148; Plants - 101; Viruses - 0; Other Eukaryotes - 182 (source: NCBI BLink).), which translates into the protein MGKTTGNRDWTQIYAIYGIEQWQTLVFLLFHAFFFSLLSLLFLIYFDQICFFLDSFFLSGAARLAAGFTGAVTALSAVCLLFAAANFVYSDVPLQYEMAQRMVSSVGDWSCVKTALDLGCGRGILLNAVATQLKKTGSSGRVVGLDRSKRTTLSTLRTAKLEGVQEYVTCREGDVKTLPFGDNYFDVVVSSVFVHTVGKEHGQKSVEAAAERMRVLGEIVRVVKPGGLCVVWDLLHVPEYVRRLQELKMEDIRVSERVTAFMAGSHIVSFRKPSELVAGPREVRLDWR